The following are encoded in a window of Salinigranum halophilum genomic DNA:
- a CDS encoding class I SAM-dependent methyltransferase: MTAGEQELSAGEIMEYFLDPDDPWEQPRAYVGAFERSRLLHELVASRNDSSDRVLELGCGAGANLAHLYDHGYRDLVTIEVNPDMLSLFESHHPQTFETAEVVRGTIQDEITTIPTDGVEVTAAVAVLTHLHPDHEFVFDELVRVTAETLITIENEETVDDIFFPRNYGDVFESRGCEQVDVVDSETLSRRTELSDNCYARVFSVDT, encoded by the coding sequence CAGCGGGAGAACAGGAGCTGTCTGCAGGAGAGATCATGGAATACTTTCTCGACCCAGACGACCCCTGGGAGCAACCACGTGCCTACGTCGGGGCGTTCGAGCGGAGCCGTCTCCTCCACGAGCTCGTCGCTTCGCGGAACGATTCGTCGGATCGTGTCCTAGAGCTCGGCTGTGGTGCGGGTGCGAACCTCGCACACCTGTACGACCACGGCTATCGGGACCTCGTCACGATCGAGGTCAACCCTGACATGCTCTCGTTGTTCGAGTCACACCATCCCCAGACGTTCGAGACGGCCGAAGTCGTTCGCGGGACAATCCAAGACGAGATAACGACCATCCCGACCGACGGGGTCGAGGTGACAGCCGCGGTCGCCGTGTTGACTCACCTGCACCCGGACCACGAGTTCGTGTTCGACGAACTCGTCCGTGTCACCGCGGAGACGCTGATAACGATCGAGAACGAGGAGACCGTTGACGACATCTTCTTCCCGCGCAACTACGGCGACGTGTTCGAGTCGCGGGGCTGTGAACAGGTCGACGTCGTCGATTCGGAGACGCTCTCGCGTCGGACGGAGTTGAGCGACAACTGCTACGCGCGCGTCTTCAGCGTCGACACGTGA